Proteins encoded within one genomic window of Spiribacter curvatus:
- a CDS encoding shikimate kinase, with protein MTAARHNLVLIGMPGAGKSTLGRHLAERLGFGFTDTDSVIESAAGTTLQAIVDARGHRALRQLEAEQLIHLQRRDHVIATGGSAVYSADAMAALRVDGIIIHLHADLSVIQARVTDVDTRGLARAAGQTLEDLYAEREALYRHYAELSVDVGPLSTTAGARAVIAALCEPRAPRLASPLA; from the coding sequence ATGACAGCGGCGCGTCACAACCTCGTGCTTATCGGCATGCCGGGGGCCGGTAAGAGCACCCTCGGTCGCCATCTCGCGGAGCGGCTGGGATTCGGTTTCACCGATACCGATTCGGTGATCGAGTCGGCCGCAGGGACCACACTTCAGGCCATCGTGGATGCGCGCGGTCACCGGGCGCTGCGCCAACTCGAGGCCGAGCAGCTCATCCACCTCCAGCGTCGCGATCATGTCATTGCCACCGGGGGCAGCGCGGTCTACAGCGCCGACGCCATGGCGGCGCTGCGGGTCGATGGGATCATCATTCATCTGCATGCCGATCTCAGCGTCATTCAAGCGCGGGTGACCGACGTGGATACCCGTGGTCTGGCCCGGGCTGCCGGCCAGACGCTGGAGGATCTCTACGCCGAACGCGAGGCACTCTATCGCCACTACGCCGAGCTCAGCGTCGACGTCGGCCCGCTCAGCACGACCGCCGGCGCGCGGGCAGTGATCGCTGCTCTCTGCGAGCCGCGGGCTCCGCGACTGGCTTCCCCTCTGGCATAA
- a CDS encoding metal ABC transporter ATP-binding protein — MTAPRTGDRESRDADWALHTEDLTVSYGDRPALWDIDLNIPAGVLAGVIGPNGAGKSTLLKAVLGLVPLSAGHVRLFGRTYRQQRQRIGYVPQRSSVDWDFPTTAVDVVTMGLYGRLGWLRWPGRRERDQALRALEEVGMDPLADRQISELSGGQQQRVFIARALVQQPDMLLLDEPMAGVDATTERSIIEILGRLRDQGRTIILVHHDLQTVQRYFDWLVFLNVRVIDAGPIDSVYTARNLRRAYGGQVALLDEGGRPTGAPDDHDVTD; from the coding sequence GTGACTGCGCCGCGAACAGGTGACCGGGAGTCGCGTGACGCCGACTGGGCGCTGCATACCGAGGATCTGACCGTCAGCTACGGTGATCGCCCGGCGCTCTGGGATATTGACCTGAACATCCCGGCGGGGGTGCTGGCCGGTGTCATTGGTCCCAATGGCGCCGGCAAGAGTACGTTACTGAAGGCGGTGCTCGGTCTGGTTCCGCTGTCGGCCGGCCATGTCCGGCTGTTCGGCCGGACCTACCGGCAGCAGCGCCAGCGGATCGGTTATGTGCCGCAGCGGTCCTCAGTGGACTGGGATTTCCCCACCACCGCGGTGGATGTTGTCACCATGGGTCTCTACGGCCGACTCGGGTGGCTGCGCTGGCCGGGTCGGCGGGAGCGTGATCAGGCACTGCGAGCGCTTGAGGAAGTGGGGATGGATCCGCTTGCGGACCGCCAGATCAGTGAGCTCTCCGGCGGGCAGCAGCAGCGCGTGTTCATCGCAAGGGCGCTCGTCCAGCAGCCGGACATGCTGCTGCTCGATGAGCCGATGGCCGGGGTTGATGCGACCACCGAGCGCAGCATCATCGAGATCCTTGGCCGGCTGCGCGACCAGGGCCGCACCATCATCCTCGTCCACCATGACCTGCAGACCGTGCAGCGCTACTTCGACTGGCTGGTCTTTCTCAATGTGCGGGTCATCGACGCCGGACCAATCGACTCGGTCTATACCGCCCGCAACCTGCGCCGCGCCTACGGCGGACAGGTCGCGCTGCTGGACGAAGGTGGCCGACCGACGGGAGCGCCGGATGATCACGACGTTACTGACTGA
- a CDS encoding argininosuccinate synthase: MSEIKKVVLAYSGGLDTSVILQWLRDHYQCEVVTFTADLGQGEELEPARAKAKDLGVGEIYIDDLREEFVRDFVFPMFRANAVYEGEYLLGTSIARPLIAKRQIEIARETGADAVCHGATGKGNDQVRFELGYYGLEPGIHVIAPWREWDLNSRERLLAYAEDRGIPIEGKKEGGGSPYSMDANLLHISYEGGVLEDTWTAAEESMWRWSVAPEAAPDTPTEIDIEFRGGDPVAIDGEALLPHEMLSRLNRLGNDNGIGRIDIVENRYVGMKSRGCYETPGGTILLRAHRAIESITLDRESAHLKDEVMPRYAELIYNGYWWSPERDALQALIDRTQARVNGVVRLKLYKGNVIVVGRRSASDSLFDDSIATFEDDAGAYDQKDAEGFIKLNALRLRVAARRGE; the protein is encoded by the coding sequence ATGAGCGAAATCAAAAAGGTGGTCCTGGCCTACTCCGGTGGTCTCGACACCTCCGTCATCCTCCAGTGGCTGCGCGACCACTACCAGTGCGAAGTGGTGACCTTTACCGCCGATCTGGGCCAGGGCGAGGAGCTCGAGCCGGCCCGCGCCAAGGCAAAGGATCTGGGCGTCGGGGAGATCTACATCGATGACCTGCGCGAGGAATTTGTCCGCGACTTCGTCTTTCCGATGTTCCGCGCCAATGCCGTCTATGAAGGGGAATACCTCCTCGGGACTTCGATCGCACGGCCGCTGATCGCTAAGCGCCAGATCGAAATCGCCCGCGAGACCGGGGCCGATGCCGTCTGTCATGGCGCGACCGGTAAAGGTAACGATCAGGTGCGCTTCGAGCTCGGCTATTACGGGCTCGAACCGGGCATCCACGTGATTGCCCCATGGCGGGAGTGGGACCTCAACTCCCGTGAGCGACTGCTGGCCTACGCCGAGGATCGCGGCATCCCGATCGAGGGTAAGAAGGAGGGCGGCGGATCGCCTTACTCGATGGACGCCAATCTGCTGCATATTTCCTACGAAGGCGGCGTCCTGGAAGATACCTGGACCGCGGCGGAGGAATCGATGTGGCGCTGGAGCGTCGCGCCGGAGGCCGCACCCGATACCCCTACCGAGATCGATATCGAATTCCGTGGCGGTGATCCGGTCGCGATCGATGGCGAGGCGCTGCTGCCCCACGAGATGCTCTCGCGGCTTAATCGGCTCGGTAACGACAACGGAATCGGTCGGATCGACATCGTTGAGAACCGCTACGTCGGCATGAAATCCCGCGGCTGCTACGAGACCCCCGGTGGCACCATCCTCTTGCGCGCCCATCGTGCGATCGAGTCGATCACGCTGGATCGCGAGTCGGCCCATCTCAAAGACGAGGTGATGCCCCGTTACGCCGAACTGATCTATAACGGCTACTGGTGGAGTCCTGAGCGTGATGCGCTGCAGGCGTTGATCGACCGGACCCAGGCGCGCGTCAATGGCGTGGTTCGCCTCAAGCTCTATAAAGGCAATGTCATCGTCGTGGGGCGGCGGTCGGCGTCCGACAGCCTGTTCGACGACAGCATCGCAACCTTTGAGGACGATGCGGGGGCCTATGACCAGAAGGATGCCGAGGGCTTCATCAAGCTCAATGCACTGCGCCTCCGCGTGGCTGCGCGGCGGGGCGAATAG
- a CDS encoding metal ABC transporter permease, whose product MITTLLTDYTLQNVVVGAALIGIISGVLGSFAVLRRQSLLGDTLSHAALPGVCLGFMVAGAREIGSIMGGALVTAVAAALLTVALTRNTRLKMDAALASTLSLGFALGVVLLTWIQSRGGAAQAGLDSFLFGQAAATTRADLYPMMALVGLSLAGVVLLWKPLKLMTFDPGFAAVAGLPVHRLELLLTAMIALAVVTGLQMVGVVLMTAMVIAPGAAARQWCGSLLGMVLLSAVLGALAGVVGGLISALAPGLSTGPVIVLTATLIALVSLMIAPHRGLIPQWWRRRHRRSHTSTDRILQTLYELAREHDDWRYRVEQGAVDAYYGMVTEPQLMTLADRGLVVPAQHMPDEGQHWQLTDAGVAHAAARQERQRATTTRRS is encoded by the coding sequence ATGATCACGACGTTACTGACTGACTACACCCTGCAGAACGTGGTGGTCGGCGCCGCGCTGATCGGCATCATCAGCGGCGTACTGGGGTCGTTTGCGGTGCTGCGACGCCAGAGCCTGCTGGGCGACACCCTCTCGCATGCGGCACTGCCGGGGGTCTGTCTGGGGTTCATGGTGGCCGGCGCCCGCGAGATCGGGAGCATTATGGGGGGGGCGCTGGTGACCGCGGTGGCGGCGGCGCTGCTGACGGTGGCACTGACCCGGAATACGCGCCTGAAGATGGACGCTGCACTGGCCTCCACACTCAGTCTCGGTTTCGCGCTGGGTGTGGTGCTGCTGACCTGGATTCAGTCCCGCGGCGGGGCCGCCCAGGCGGGACTCGACAGTTTCCTTTTCGGTCAGGCGGCCGCCACGACGCGGGCCGATCTCTATCCGATGATGGCGCTGGTGGGCCTCAGTCTCGCCGGTGTGGTGCTGCTCTGGAAACCGCTCAAGTTAATGACATTCGATCCCGGCTTCGCGGCGGTGGCCGGGCTGCCGGTGCATCGGCTGGAGCTCCTGCTGACCGCGATGATCGCGCTGGCAGTGGTCACCGGGTTGCAGATGGTAGGCGTTGTCCTGATGACTGCGATGGTGATCGCCCCGGGCGCCGCGGCCCGGCAATGGTGTGGGAGTCTGCTGGGGATGGTGCTGCTCTCCGCCGTGCTGGGCGCCCTCGCGGGTGTCGTGGGTGGGCTGATCAGTGCCCTGGCGCCGGGGCTGTCCACGGGTCCGGTGATCGTGCTCACCGCCACTCTGATCGCGTTGGTCTCACTGATGATAGCGCCACACCGCGGGCTCATCCCACAATGGTGGCGGCGGCGCCATCGCCGCAGTCATACCTCAACCGACCGGATTCTCCAGACGCTCTACGAACTGGCGCGCGAGCATGATGACTGGCGATACCGCGTCGAGCAGGGCGCTGTAGACGCCTATTACGGCATGGTCACCGAGCCGCAGCTCATGACGCTGGCCGATCGCGGGCTGGTCGTCCCGGCCCAGCACATGCCGGATGAGGGCCAGCACTGGCAGCTTACCGACGCGGGTGTTGCCCACGCTGCCGCCCGCCAAGAGCGTCAGCGCGCCACGACAACGCGGCGGTCGTGA
- the pyrC gene encoding dihydroorotase, with protein MDTLTITRPDDWHLHLRDGAALADVVHWSAARFGRAIIMPNLTPPLTTTAAVEAYYQRILAARPAGSRFEPLMTLYLTDNTPAAEIERAAASGLIHAVKLYPAGATTNSDSGVTDIRRCDDALAAIAEHDLTLCIHGEVTHPDTDIFDREAVFLEERLAPLLERHGQLRVVLEHLTTANAVEFVRSGPTRLGATITPQHLLMNRNDLLVGGIRPHHYCLPILKRERDREALIDAATSGHPRFFLGTDSAPHPRHAKENACGCAGIFTAPLAIELYAEAFERAGALDRLTGFASHYGADFYGLPRNTDTLTLARRPRAMPASLPYGDTRIVPLRAGDEIPWSLTADTQPETA; from the coding sequence ATGGATACATTGACGATCACACGACCGGACGACTGGCACCTGCATCTGCGCGACGGTGCAGCACTCGCCGATGTCGTCCACTGGAGTGCGGCGCGCTTCGGGCGGGCAATCATCATGCCCAATCTCACGCCCCCGCTGACCACCACGGCGGCGGTCGAGGCGTATTACCAGCGCATCCTCGCGGCACGGCCGGCCGGCAGCCGATTCGAACCGCTGATGACCCTGTATCTCACCGATAACACCCCAGCCGCTGAGATCGAGCGGGCTGCGGCGAGCGGCCTGATCCATGCCGTCAAGCTGTATCCCGCGGGTGCCACCACCAATAGTGACTCGGGAGTCACTGATATCCGTCGCTGTGATGACGCGTTGGCCGCCATTGCCGAGCACGATCTCACGCTCTGCATTCATGGTGAGGTTACCCACCCGGACACGGACATCTTCGATCGGGAAGCCGTCTTTCTCGAGGAGCGGCTGGCCCCGCTGCTCGAGCGCCATGGTCAGCTACGCGTTGTCCTCGAGCACCTCACCACCGCCAATGCCGTTGAATTCGTCCGCTCGGGGCCGACGCGCCTGGGCGCAACGATCACCCCGCAGCATTTGCTGATGAACCGCAACGATCTATTGGTGGGCGGTATCCGGCCCCATCATTACTGCCTGCCGATCCTCAAGCGCGAGCGCGACCGCGAAGCGCTGATCGATGCCGCCACGTCCGGTCATCCGCGGTTTTTCCTGGGGACGGACAGTGCACCGCACCCACGCCATGCCAAGGAGAACGCCTGCGGTTGTGCGGGCATCTTCACCGCGCCGCTCGCCATCGAGCTTTATGCCGAAGCGTTTGAGAGAGCGGGCGCGCTGGATCGACTGACCGGATTCGCGAGCCATTACGGGGCCGACTTCTACGGCCTGCCTCGTAACACCGACACCCTGACGCTGGCGCGCCGACCACGGGCCATGCCGGCCAGCCTGCCCTATGGCGATACCCGTATCGTGCCTCTACGCGCTGGCGATGAAATCCCCTGGTCGCTGACAGCTGACACCCAACCGGAGACCGCATGA
- the apbC gene encoding iron-sulfur cluster carrier protein ApbC, which yields MSELNRAAVEQVLAGWTEPALGCDLISAEAVSDIQVTGDTVTIELSLGFPTRRYQQALKEILETRVREATGARSVTVSVEWSVAARQVQATLKPMDNVRNIIAVASAKGGVGKSTCAANLALALADEGARVGILDADIYGPSQPRMMGVAGRKPDSPEGKTMHPLENHGVQIMSIGFLIEEDSPMVWRGPMVTQALTQLLNDTRWEELDYLIIDLPPGTGDIQLTLSQKVPVAGAVVVTTPQDIATLDARKGVRMFEKVKVPVLGILENMSLHICSHCGHEEALFGTGGGQRLADEEGVAMLGALPLELGIREHADNGAPTVISEPESQAAERFREAARRTAALLSRQDPAGASRFPNIVVDDD from the coding sequence ATGAGTGAACTCAACCGCGCGGCCGTCGAGCAGGTGCTGGCCGGCTGGACGGAGCCGGCGCTCGGCTGTGATCTGATCAGCGCTGAAGCCGTGAGCGATATTCAGGTGACTGGCGATACGGTGACGATTGAGCTGTCGCTCGGCTTTCCAACCCGGCGCTATCAGCAGGCGCTGAAGGAGATCCTTGAGACCCGGGTACGCGAGGCGACCGGTGCCCGCTCGGTCACGGTCTCGGTGGAATGGTCAGTCGCTGCCCGGCAGGTACAGGCGACCCTGAAGCCGATGGATAACGTGCGCAATATCATTGCGGTGGCGTCGGCGAAGGGCGGCGTCGGCAAGTCGACCTGTGCCGCCAACCTGGCGCTCGCCCTGGCGGATGAGGGGGCCCGTGTGGGCATCCTTGACGCCGACATCTATGGACCCAGCCAGCCGCGGATGATGGGTGTTGCGGGCCGCAAGCCCGACAGCCCGGAAGGCAAGACGATGCATCCGCTCGAAAACCACGGGGTGCAGATCATGTCCATCGGATTCCTCATCGAAGAGGATTCCCCGATGGTCTGGCGGGGCCCAATGGTCACCCAGGCGTTGACCCAGCTGCTCAACGACACCCGCTGGGAGGAATTGGATTACCTCATCATCGATCTGCCGCCCGGCACGGGTGACATCCAGTTGACACTCTCGCAGAAGGTGCCAGTGGCGGGTGCAGTGGTGGTGACAACGCCGCAGGATATCGCCACGCTGGATGCCCGTAAGGGTGTGCGGATGTTCGAGAAGGTCAAAGTGCCGGTGCTGGGTATCCTCGAGAACATGAGCCTGCACATCTGCTCTCACTGCGGCCACGAAGAAGCGCTGTTTGGCACCGGTGGTGGTCAGCGGCTGGCCGACGAGGAGGGCGTTGCCATGCTCGGCGCATTGCCGTTGGAGCTGGGCATTCGTGAGCATGCCGACAATGGCGCGCCGACAGTGATCTCAGAACCGGAATCGCAGGCAGCGGAGCGCTTCCGCGAGGCCGCCCGGCGCACAGCGGCACTCCTTTCACGACAGGATCCGGCGGGCGCGAGCCGGTTCCCGAACATCGTCGTCGACGACGACTAG
- the grxD gene encoding Grx4 family monothiol glutaredoxin, producing MSDVQESIREQVEGNPVILYMKGSPQFPQCGFSMRAAQALAGCGVEFSYVNVLEDEQIRQGIKEYGNWPTIPQLYVSGELLGGCDIIMEMYESGELQEAVKTADPDA from the coding sequence ATGAGCGACGTACAGGAAAGCATCCGTGAGCAGGTCGAGGGCAACCCGGTCATTCTCTACATGAAAGGCTCGCCGCAGTTCCCGCAGTGCGGCTTCTCGATGCGTGCCGCCCAGGCGCTGGCGGGCTGTGGGGTCGAGTTCTCCTACGTCAACGTGCTCGAGGACGAACAGATCCGTCAGGGGATCAAGGAATACGGCAACTGGCCGACCATTCCGCAGCTCTATGTCAGCGGTGAGTTGCTCGGTGGCTGCGACATCATCATGGAGATGTATGAGTCGGGTGAGCTTCAGGAAGCGGTCAAGACGGCCGACCCCGACGCCTAG
- a CDS encoding metal ABC transporter solute-binding protein, Zn/Mn family → MPLKRGWQAVRVAMAGLCIGLAPTALATPSVLATTGMIGDMVDTIGGSCVNTRVLMGPGIDPHLYRAAASDVRAFQEAALVTYNGFGLEGQLDSVLTRFGERRPTLAVAEAARREGPRGVIRSAGSDAVDPHIWMDARLWAQGIAPTTEALAAVAPKCASGMRERASTLREQLHALDDWIMARINSIPSSQRILLTAHDAFRYFGRAYGIEVRGIQGISTSSEASVADIQSIAGLIAERDIPALFVETTINPRPVDAVVAAARERGADVSIGGSIYGDALGESGALGDRHVGMLIHNTAEITRALGGSVKPLPASLTQWQAELDMMLEADR, encoded by the coding sequence ATGCCTTTGAAACGTGGCTGGCAAGCCGTGCGGGTTGCGATGGCCGGGCTGTGCATCGGCCTCGCCCCCACCGCGCTGGCCACTCCCAGCGTTCTGGCGACGACGGGCATGATCGGCGACATGGTGGACACTATCGGCGGGTCGTGCGTGAACACCCGGGTGCTCATGGGACCGGGTATTGATCCCCACCTCTACCGCGCCGCGGCCTCGGACGTGCGAGCGTTCCAGGAGGCGGCGCTGGTGACTTACAACGGGTTTGGCCTGGAAGGTCAGCTCGACAGCGTCCTGACCCGATTCGGTGAACGCCGACCGACCCTGGCCGTTGCCGAGGCGGCCAGGCGTGAGGGTCCCCGGGGGGTCATCCGGAGCGCGGGTAGCGATGCCGTTGATCCGCACATCTGGATGGATGCACGCCTGTGGGCCCAGGGCATCGCCCCAACAACGGAGGCGCTGGCCGCGGTCGCACCGAAATGCGCATCGGGTATGCGCGAGCGTGCATCGACCCTCCGCGAGCAGCTTCACGCGCTGGATGACTGGATCATGGCACGCATCAATAGTATTCCATCGAGCCAGCGGATCCTGCTGACCGCCCACGATGCGTTTCGCTATTTCGGCCGGGCGTACGGCATCGAGGTGCGCGGAATCCAGGGGATCAGCACGAGCTCCGAGGCCAGCGTCGCGGACATCCAGTCCATTGCCGGGCTGATCGCCGAGCGCGATATCCCGGCGCTTTTCGTTGAGACGACGATCAATCCGCGGCCCGTTGATGCGGTGGTTGCGGCCGCTCGTGAACGCGGTGCCGATGTATCCATCGGCGGTTCTATCTACGGCGACGCACTGGGTGAGTCCGGGGCGCTCGGTGACCGTCATGTCGGCATGCTGATTCACAATACGGCCGAGATCACCCGGGCGCTGGGTGGTTCGGTCAAACCACTGCCAGCGTCTCTCACACAGTGGCAGGCGGAGTTGGACATGATGCTCGAGGCGGATCGGTGA
- the rnt gene encoding ribonuclease T, whose protein sequence is MNARPINQRFRGFLPVVVDIETGGVNAATDAMLQIAAVIVEMDDDGRLHNGPTFTTHVEPFEGANLDPKSLEFNGIDPDHPLRMAVPEDEALKYIFQPIREAIRTTDCSRAVLVGHNAWFDLGFLNAAVSRSGIKRNPFHPFSCFDTATLSGLAYGQTVLARGIAAAGIHWDAREAHSAIYDAEKTAELFCTIVNRWDALNGHPNDARPD, encoded by the coding sequence ATGAACGCCCGACCCATCAATCAGCGATTCCGCGGCTTTCTGCCCGTGGTGGTCGACATCGAAACCGGCGGCGTCAATGCCGCCACCGACGCCATGCTGCAGATCGCTGCAGTGATCGTGGAAATGGACGATGATGGCCGTCTCCATAATGGCCCGACATTCACGACCCACGTCGAGCCGTTCGAGGGTGCCAATCTCGATCCGAAGTCGCTGGAGTTCAATGGCATCGATCCGGATCACCCGCTCCGCATGGCGGTGCCCGAGGATGAGGCACTCAAGTACATCTTCCAGCCGATCCGCGAGGCCATCCGCACCACCGATTGCAGCCGCGCCGTACTCGTCGGTCACAACGCATGGTTTGATCTGGGGTTTCTCAATGCAGCGGTGAGTCGCTCGGGCATCAAGCGCAATCCATTCCACCCGTTTTCATGCTTCGATACGGCTACGCTGTCGGGGCTGGCCTATGGGCAGACGGTACTGGCACGGGGAATCGCTGCCGCCGGCATTCACTGGGATGCGCGCGAGGCCCACTCCGCGATCTACGATGCGGAAAAGACGGCGGAGCTGTTCTGCACGATCGTCAATCGCTGGGACGCCCTGAACGGGCACCCCAACGACGCGCGGCCGGACTAG
- the nth gene encoding endonuclease III, with translation MNRDKRRAIFERLREANPQPTTELEYRTPFELLVAVILSAQATDRSVNKATSPLFEVADTPDAILELGEDGLRAHIRKIGLFNSKAKNIIATCEALVTKHGGRVPHDRKALEALPGVGRKTANVVLNTAFGEPTMAVDTHIYRVANRTGLAPGRTVRAVEDRLMRWTPRAFLGDAHHWLILHGRYTCLARKPRCGACPIYDLCEFRERHHYAEVEAD, from the coding sequence ATGAACCGTGACAAGCGCCGAGCGATCTTTGAGCGCCTCCGTGAGGCTAACCCCCAACCCACTACCGAACTCGAGTACCGGACGCCGTTCGAGCTGTTGGTGGCGGTGATTCTGTCGGCTCAGGCCACGGACCGCAGCGTGAACAAGGCCACGAGCCCCCTATTCGAGGTCGCCGACACGCCAGATGCCATCCTTGAGCTGGGTGAAGACGGTCTGCGTGCCCACATCCGGAAGATTGGGCTTTTCAACAGCAAGGCGAAGAATATCATCGCCACCTGCGAGGCGTTGGTTACCAAGCACGGGGGTAGGGTCCCACATGATCGAAAAGCGCTGGAGGCGCTTCCGGGCGTCGGTCGAAAGACCGCCAACGTCGTGCTCAACACGGCTTTCGGCGAACCCACCATGGCGGTGGACACCCATATCTACCGTGTCGCCAACCGAACGGGCCTGGCGCCCGGCAGGACCGTCCGTGCAGTCGAGGATCGGCTCATGCGCTGGACGCCCAGGGCATTCCTTGGCGATGCCCACCACTGGCTGATCCTGCACGGCCGCTATACCTGCCTGGCACGTAAGCCCCGCTGCGGCGCCTGTCCCATCTACGACCTCTGTGAGTTCCGCGAGCGGCACCACTACGCCGAGGTCGAGGCGGACTGA
- a CDS encoding metal ABC transporter permease: MLAEPTIAILVTGMLVGISAALLGSFLVLRGNSMLADAISHSILFGIAVAWMLTGETSGPIQIAGAALSGVLAVFLIETLTRTRRLRDDAATGLVFPALFSAGVVLINITARDVHLDEHTVLLGEVGFVWLDTVILLGVELPRAMLATGVMLVVDAIFVLAFYKALKLATFDPDLARALGLAPGVIFYAHLALLSGSAVAAFDAVGVVLFITFVVVPPATAYLLSQRLVTLIVLAMLIAATSAPLGYALAIWLDVSIGGSMALANGPFLMLAYGWRQWRDRRRSQPGARVQSASTSA; this comes from the coding sequence ATGCTTGCCGAGCCGACGATCGCAATCCTCGTCACCGGCATGCTGGTGGGCATCAGCGCGGCGTTGCTTGGCAGTTTTCTGGTGCTGCGCGGCAACAGTATGCTCGCGGATGCGATCAGCCACTCCATTCTCTTCGGTATCGCCGTGGCGTGGATGCTCACCGGCGAGACCAGTGGCCCGATCCAGATCGCTGGAGCGGCATTGAGCGGCGTGCTGGCGGTGTTCCTGATCGAAACACTGACCCGCACCCGGCGGTTGCGCGATGATGCCGCGACAGGACTGGTCTTCCCGGCCCTGTTCAGTGCTGGCGTGGTGCTGATCAATATCACCGCCAGGGATGTCCATCTCGACGAGCATACGGTCCTGTTGGGCGAGGTCGGGTTCGTCTGGCTCGATACCGTGATCCTGCTGGGAGTCGAGCTGCCGCGGGCGATGCTCGCCACCGGCGTCATGCTGGTGGTGGATGCGATCTTCGTACTGGCTTTCTACAAGGCCCTCAAGCTCGCGACCTTTGATCCGGACCTCGCCCGTGCGCTGGGGCTTGCCCCGGGGGTCATCTTCTACGCCCATCTGGCCTTGCTCAGTGGCAGTGCGGTGGCGGCATTCGATGCCGTCGGCGTGGTGCTTTTCATCACCTTTGTGGTGGTGCCACCGGCCACCGCCTACCTGCTGTCACAGCGACTGGTTACGCTGATTGTCCTTGCGATGCTCATTGCGGCGACGAGCGCTCCGCTGGGTTACGCGCTGGCGATCTGGCTGGATGTATCGATTGGCGGGTCGATGGCACTCGCCAATGGCCCCTTTTTGATGCTTGCTTACGGTTGGCGCCAGTGGCGGGATCGGCGCCGGTCACAGCCCGGCGCCCGCGTTCAGTCCGCCTCGACCTCGGCGTAG
- the dcd gene encoding dCTP deaminase, with the protein MSIKSDRWIRDMAGKGMIEPFEAGQVRGDAEGGRMISYGTSSYGYDVRCADRFKIFTNISSAVVDPKHFDESSFVDLQSDVCIIPPNSFALASTVEYFRIPRNILTICLGKSTYARCGIIVNVTPLEPEWEGHVTLEFSNTTTLPARIYANEGVAQMLFLESDEVCEASYKDRAGKYMGQRGVTLPRP; encoded by the coding sequence GTGAGCATCAAATCCGATCGATGGATCCGCGACATGGCCGGCAAGGGCATGATCGAGCCATTCGAAGCCGGCCAGGTCCGCGGCGATGCCGAGGGTGGGCGGATGATTTCCTACGGGACCTCGAGCTATGGCTACGATGTCCGCTGCGCGGATCGTTTCAAGATATTCACCAATATCAGCTCGGCCGTCGTGGATCCCAAGCATTTTGATGAATCGAGTTTCGTGGATCTGCAGTCAGACGTTTGTATCATTCCGCCGAACAGCTTTGCGCTGGCCAGTACGGTGGAGTATTTCCGTATACCGCGAAACATCCTCACGATCTGTCTCGGCAAGTCGACCTACGCGCGCTGCGGGATCATCGTCAATGTCACGCCCCTCGAGCCCGAGTGGGAGGGGCATGTGACGCTTGAGTTCTCCAATACGACGACGCTACCTGCCAGAATCTACGCCAATGAAGGGGTCGCGCAGATGCTCTTCCTGGAATCCGACGAGGTCTGTGAGGCGTCTTACAAGGATCGGGCCGGCAAGTATATGGGGCAGCGGGGCGTGACGCTGCCGCGGCCCTAG